In a single window of the Streptomyces sp. NBC_00094 genome:
- a CDS encoding RNA polymerase sigma factor has protein sequence MRLLRPSGAGPTGGDEDDDAALLRAVARGDSEALAVLYDRHAGWLHARLTRRCPDEETVREVLQDTFVTVWRSAGGHRGRGEAGGWLWVIAARRLVDAQRARARAERTERAAAAPPEPAAPAPSAEERVLAGLEYGEVGAALDRISPELAEVLRATVVDGLTTRETARLLGIPEGTVKTRALRARRELRAALGAGGPYPLGGTA, from the coding sequence GTGAGACTGTTGCGCCCCTCAGGGGCAGGCCCCACTGGGGGAGACGAGGACGACGACGCGGCGCTGCTGCGCGCGGTCGCCCGGGGGGACTCCGAGGCGCTCGCCGTCCTCTACGACCGGCACGCGGGCTGGCTGCACGCCCGGCTCACCCGGCGCTGCCCGGACGAGGAGACCGTACGGGAGGTCCTCCAGGACACCTTCGTCACGGTCTGGCGCTCGGCCGGCGGCCACCGCGGCCGGGGCGAGGCCGGGGGCTGGCTCTGGGTGATAGCCGCCCGGCGGCTCGTGGACGCCCAGCGCGCCCGGGCCCGCGCCGAACGCACCGAACGGGCCGCCGCCGCACCCCCAGAACCCGCCGCCCCCGCGCCCTCCGCCGAGGAACGCGTGCTCGCGGGCCTGGAGTACGGGGAGGTGGGCGCCGCCCTCGACCGGATCTCGCCCGAGCTGGCCGAGGTCCTGCGGGCGACCGTCGTCGACGGGCTGACGACCCGCGAGACCGCCCGGCTCCTCGGCATACCCGAGGGCACGGTCAAGACCCGCGCCCTGCGCGCCCGCCGCGAACTGCGCGCCGCCCTCGGCGCCGGCGGCCCGTATCCCCTGGGAGGCACCGCATGA
- a CDS encoding GNAT family N-acetyltransferase, translated as MDISAITSAWVAGWAVSRDTPPPVAEPWGYRIDVGLPRHVVRHVLPAPDAASVGALCARLTEPYSWLKVMATPEEVAPWITEGWTVPDDPGFMMVKPLDPAVRPAPPEGYARTTEVRDGVIRVRVLAPDGALAARGQIAPTGSTAVADQIETDPAHRRRGLGANVMRTLEAAAAQAGAETGVLAATTDGLALYDSLDWRYRGPVTGIVRSGT; from the coding sequence ATGGATATCTCAGCTATTACTTCTGCTTGGGTGGCCGGCTGGGCCGTCTCCCGGGACACCCCGCCCCCCGTCGCCGAGCCCTGGGGCTACCGGATCGACGTCGGACTGCCCCGGCACGTCGTACGCCATGTGCTGCCCGCCCCGGACGCGGCCTCCGTCGGCGCGCTCTGCGCCCGGCTCACCGAGCCGTACAGCTGGCTCAAGGTGATGGCCACGCCGGAGGAGGTGGCGCCGTGGATCACCGAGGGGTGGACGGTCCCCGACGACCCGGGCTTCATGATGGTCAAGCCCCTGGACCCGGCCGTCCGGCCCGCGCCGCCGGAGGGATACGCGCGGACGACCGAGGTACGGGACGGGGTCATCCGGGTCCGCGTCCTCGCCCCGGACGGCGCCCTCGCCGCGCGCGGCCAGATCGCCCCGACCGGTTCCACGGCCGTCGCCGACCAGATCGAGACCGACCCCGCGCACCGGCGGCGCGGCCTCGGCGCGAACGTCATGCGCACCCTGGAGGCCGCCGCCGCGCAGGCGGGCGCCGAGACCGGGGTGCTGGCCGCGACCACGGACGGCCTCGCGCTGTACGACTCCCTGGACTGGCGCTACCGCGGGCCCGTCACCGGGATCGTCCGGTCGGGAACCTGA